The following nucleotide sequence is from Luteibaculum oceani.
CGAATAAGAAAGGATTATAGAAATTTTCAATTGCAGGGAAATCCATTGCTCCTGGATCTGCAACTGTTACATAATCCTGCTTAGTTGTTACCAAGCTATCACCATTATCATCGTAAATAGTAAGGGTTACATCGTAAACCCCACTTTCGTTATATAAAATGGTTGGATTTTTCTCTGTGCTAACACTTGGAATCCCTCCTGGGAACGTCCATTTCCACGCATCCACCCCAAACAAACTTTCATCTAAGAAGCTAACTTCTGAACCAGGACATATTTCTTCCGTCGCAGATTGAAGAGAAAATTCAGCCTTACATAAATAATCTGGGAAGCTATCTCTTGGATAATCTGTACCTGTTACAACCGCGTTTGCCGCAGAGGTTAAATTACCTCTATCACCAATGTTCCCAGCAATAAAATTGAGCATTCTATCTTTTTGGCCATTGGTAAACATACGCGCCAAACAACCTGTATAATCCATGTAATTATGAACATTATCTAGGGATCCACAGGTGACACGATTAGGGTTACAGCCAAAACCTCCTGTGGTTAACGGGGTGTCCTCCACCTCGTCATCAAATTCGCAATTACTAGCCATTCCCGGAGTATTGGTCGGCCCCCAGGTGTGACGCAATCCTAACCAATGCCCAACTTCGTGGGCCATGGTAGACTGCCTTGTTCCTCCGCGCGAAGTTCCAATAGTACCTGTTAAATCACTTCTTACTACAATTCCATCGATATCGGGCCCCACCGTTCCGGGGATGTAAGCATATCCTCCTGCACCGCTTCCAATATTCCTAACAACGTAGACATTTAGGTACTTTCTAGCGTCCCATTGGCGACCTTGTTTGACCTCATCGCCAGCACTGCTTGTTCTGCTATCTCTATATCTAATTATTCCAGTGGTGCACTCACCCTGAGGATCTTTTGTCGGCAATCTAAATTCTATACCAACATCCGCAATTATCCCCTTAAAAGCTGGCGCTACTTCTGTGGTATCCCACATTTCGTTGTTGTATCTCAGGTTTAAGTTGGCTACCTCACTCTTTATTTGAGCATCGCTAATGTTTTCGCTACCCCCATCGTGGATGATATGAAATACAATAGGGACAACCAGATGATTGCTTTTGGCACCCGTTTTTTCATCTGAGGAAGCTTGAATTTTTTTGATTCGCTGTTCTAGCTGGCTTGCCTTTTCTGCCCATTCTGGATGGGTAGCATGGTAGGCTTCCGTCATTTCAACCGTTCCACAGTTAAAATGCTGTGCCTTTAAACCAGAAATTCCCGCCAAAAGGGCGAGAATTCCTATGTTGATTTTCTTCAAAATCATATTTCGTTATTATTTAACCACAGTAACTTTCTTGATGGTTACTTCTCCATCTTTCATGGTCATTTTTACAAAGTAAATTCCTGCGTTAGCCTTGGCTCCAAGATCAACTCTCAAATCCTGACTGGTTGGGTTTACGCTGTATATATTTTTTCCAACTGCATTCATAACAGTTACGTTCTCAACCTCAGCCCCATTACTCATAGAAATGGTAAAGTTACCTGTGTTAGGATTTGGATAAACGTTAACGCTATTTTCAGCATTAAGTTCGCCTACTGATGTAGTAGCCTCCGCGACTCTAATTTGGTCTAGGTAGGTATTATTACCACCATCGTGAACATAAGTAAATTTAAAACGGATAACCTTGTCTGCGTACTGAGTAAGATCTACTTCAGTAGTTTTCCACTCTGATTTATCCGAAGGAGTAAATTCTGTTGTTTGCTGATTCGGCGCCGTTTTCAAGCTGAATAACTTTAAAGTCTTAAGAGGCTTATAAGTCTCACCACAATCTTCAGAAACAGAGAATATCAATTGATCCTGATCGGTATTTGTGCGCAAAGCATGAGCATAAGCAAAAGTTACTTTAGGTGCGTTTAAACCAGAGAGATTTACCACCCCACTAACCAGCTCATCGATAGATTCGTTTGTGATATATCTACCTCTTAACTCAAGGCTAGTACCATCTTCGTATCCAGTTTCCTCGGTTAGCTGCCAGGTATATCCTTCATCAGCATTGTAAATTGAGAAAGCTCCTCCGTTTTCGATTGAGCTTGGGTCCCAAAACTCTTCTTCGAAAGGTAATTGGATGATTTGATCATTTAAAACGGTTACTGCATCAGTAATAGTTACCGTTCTAGTTTCTTCACCTTTAGTTACAGTTAAGGTTACATCGAAAGTTCCCGCGTTGTTATACGTTATGCTTGGGTTTTGCTCTGTGCTGGTTGAAGGCTCTCCACCTGGGAATGACCACTCCCAAGAATCAACACCAAAAATAGACTTGTCTTTAAATTCAACCACAGTTTTAGGACAAACTACAGACTGACCATTAATGTCAAATCTTGCTTCACATAAGTAATCTCTTCCAACTTGTGGATCGTAATTTACACCTGTAGCCTCTAGGTTGTTAGCGCTCCAAAGATTGTTTCTTCCAGCCGTAGAGCTTTGTAATGCAGCATGCATTCTTGCCTTCTGGCCTTCAGTAAACATGTGAGAACAATATGAGTAATCCATGAAGTTCTGCACGTTATCTAGAGATCCACATGTAGATTGACTGGTGTTACAAGTTTGAGAACCAACTGTTCTAGGAGTATCCTCAATCCCGTCGTCTAAATCACAGTTACTTGCTGCTCCAGGAGTATTAGAGTTACCCCAAGTGTGAGGAAGGTTTAAGTAATGACCCAACTCATGAGCTAAGGTAAAGGCTCTTCCATATTGGCTCGTTCCGATGGTACCCGTGTAGTTATGTAATAACACAACTCCATCTCTTACAGCATTTCCATTAGCAGGATAGTATGAATAACCGGCTGCACCAGAAGCAATTTTAGGTACGATGTAAATGTTTACATATTTATTAGTTGGCCATTGTCTTCCAGACTTGTACTCTTGGTCTGTACCACCGTTAGAAAGCGTTTGCTCATAGCGGTTAATCCCATCAGTACAGTTACCGTTAGGATCAACAGAAGCTAAACGGAACTCAATTTCAGCATCGGCAATAATTGGTTTAAAATCGTCGATTACCTCGTTAAGAGTTGGTGTTTGCTTTGAGAAATTAAGATTGGTAATACGGACTGCATCGTGTATTTGTGCATCGCTAATATTTGGTGTCTCTTGTCCAGGTTCGTAGATAACGTGGAACACCACTGGAATAACGTATTTAGTAGCTTTTGTTTCAGCCTTGCCGTTCACCATCATTTTACGAGACTCCTTAATCATTCTTTCATTGTAGGCCTCGTACTCAGCTCTCATTTCAGGATGCTCCTGAAATAATTTTTCTTGCATGGTGTATTGGCTACAAAGCTCTACTTCTTGCGCCGAAGCAGAGTAACCAAGACCAGCCAGTAGGGCTAAGCATGATAAAGTAAATTTACGCATAGTAATAATAATTGGTTTATCTTCTAAAAGGGGTACAAAGGTACCCAATGCATATCCATTTACGATAATTCTTGGATGAACGGTTACCAAATTGTTAAGCAAATATTGTAAACACAAAATGCTATTTTACAGGATTTTAGCCTTTTAGGATTACAAGTGGGATTAGAGTAAAACCGCCCTAATAATTTCTAGTGATTTCAAATTTTGAAAACCAGGCTGATGGTAGGATAGATAATCCAACATTAAATTTAGTGTCATCCAGCGCTCATTTCCATTTTTTAGCGCTCTTTCTGAACTTTCTCTTGCTAATATTTTCCAATAACCCCAAGACCCTTCCTTTTGTCCAGGCTGGTATTTTACTCCGCCAATAAAACAACCATTGGCAAAATCGAGCACATCTCCCTCAGAAAATGAATGCCAGTCGGGTTGTAATCCCAAAACGCTTATAACCGAATTACAGAAATTAATCGGGAACTCTACTAAATCTGTCGACAGAGTTAATTGCTCCATCGCCCAAGCCCCTATTTTAAACACCTCCGATCCCTCTGGGTGTTGACTTGCAAAACGCAACAACATTTCGGCAGCAAATTGGCGAAAGCACATAACCTCGGGACGACGGTCCATATTTATCTGGGCATATAAATCGCTGTAGCTTTTTAAAAGATGCAGACTGCCTTTTTTTGCAGGATAATATTCTATTTCCACCAAAGAAAGCGGGCGAGAAATGGACACAGGTTGTATGCGTTTACTTTTTTTAATCCCCTTAGCCATTAGCCCCAGAGAATCGCCATGTTCCCCTACTAGATTTACTATAAGCGAGCTTTCAGAGTGATTTATAGAACGAAGAACAATGGCTTTTTGCTTTTTCATTAGTTGCGAACCACTAATACGCGACCCAATTCTTTTTGTTCCCCAAAAATATCTGAACCCATAATTAGGTATACCCCAGTACCTACTCTAACTCCATCGTTGTTGTTTAAATCCCAGGTTGCTCTCGCTCCATTACTTAGGAGATTGCGAATCAATCGTCCATCGGTACTGGTAATTTTAACTTTTGAATCCTGAGCAAAACCATCTATGGTAAGCAAGCCATTGTAATCAGGTCTTACTGGGTTTGGATATACGGTAAGCCCATCCACCTCAAATTTAGGCTGAGCAGCATCCGTTTTAAGCGACTGAATACCCTCGGAGGTAGAAATAAATAACTCCCCAGAATTAGGTAAAAATTCTAGATCTATAATTTCATTAGAGATCAAAGGGCTATTACTTGTCGTAAAATGCGCAATCTGTTCTGTAACGTCAGCCGAAAAGAGAAAAACGCCAGAAGCCTGCGTTCCAAACCACTTTCTATTACCCCCATCTATTTCAACAGCATTTATTTGCTCTGTTTCCAAAACGATTTGAACGTTTCCATCTTGCTCAATAAAAATTTGTTGAGCCCTTGGGTTGTCCTCCTCAAATATGAAATCTGGATTGTAAAACACCGCCGGACCTTTAGCGGTTCCAACCCAAATGTCGCCATCCCAATCCTCGGCAACATCATAAACCAAGTTTGATGGAAGATTTCCATTGTTTTCCGAAGTTCCTAAAAGACGCCCCCTATTGTCCGCCTCATCCTCTAAATTTCCAGCATCAAATGCATAGATTCCTCTTCCTGCATTAGTAATCCAAATTTGACCAGCTGAGGTTAAAGTGAAATTAGTTACCGCGTTTGTAGACCTATTCCCATAGCCAGGAAGGTTTAGCCTCAACCAATTTCCATCGGGCTTTAGCACTTTCAGAAGTTCGTTGGTATAACTATTCCCCACCCATAAATTACCATCGATGTCCATTTCTAAAAACCCCGTATTTACCTGGGTAGCAAACTCCAAACGTACTTCTAGTGGGGAGTTATCTTTAAAATAAAGCTGATTCAAGACTCCATTTTTGAATTCTAATAAACCATCACCCCATGATGCAGCATAAAAATTTTCAGCATCCTTACCAACCACCTGAATGATGTCGAAAATGGTATCGTTAATTGCTTCTGTGGTGTAATGGTAATTGTTCCAAACACCCTTAGTGTAAGTGTACAAGCCCCCATTGTTAAAGTTATTACTGTAATTGGGAGTTATTCCACCACTTCCCACAAATAGTTGATCTCGCTGGTTGCTTTTTAAGCGAAAACCAACATTAGATCGAGGTCCATTGGCTACCAATGCCTCCGTAGAACCAGATTCTGGAATTTTTATAATACCACTGTTTGTAGAACCCGCCCAAACCGTGCCATTTTTAATTATCGCCTGATTGAAAAAGTTAGGGATTTCGCTAGGAGGGAAAATCTTCCTCTTCAAATTAAGGTTGCCATCTAAATGCCACATTTCGTATCTCCATTGGAGCAACAATTCGTTGTCTCCTGCATCTAATTCAAAAACGAAATCAAAAATATTATCGATTATAGTTTCCCAGTTTTTACCATCTGCCATTTTCCAAAATCCACCTACCTGGCCAAGCTCCGCACCGGCAACTAATACGCCATTAAAAGGGGTAATAGACTTTACATTGGCATCCCCTATCGGTAAATCGGGCAATTTTTGCCATTTATTAAAGTCGGCAAGAATTAGTGGGTTATTAAGAGGCGCCTTGAAAATTCCCGCATTAGTGGCTGCAAACAAACTGTCTTTAAACAACTGAACCTCGTTTACGGCAAGACTTAATTCGTCCGTTTGAAAAAAGAAGGAATCTAGGCTAAGGCCGCGAATAATATCCAGCTTCAATATTCCAAAATCGGTGGCGAAGTAGGCGATACTGCCTTCTACAACGGTAATTTTATTAATGCGCTTACTTCCAATTATTGACTTGTTTACGATGTCTGGCACATTAATAATTTCATTTTTGCGAATGAGGTCGATATTTCCATTCTCATAGCCCACAATTAAAGTGCTACTTGCTCCATCGTAACTGAGGGTTGAAATTTTGGAATCGGATAAACCTTCCACTTTTCCAATGGTGCTTATGCTATTATCCGACAGATTATACGTTACAATTCCAACTTGCGCAGCACCGTAAATTTTATTCTCTGCAATTGCTACTGAATTTATGTTGTAAAAAGAGAAATGGTCTTTCCAAGACCCCACGCGCAACTGCGATTGTCCCATGATGGATAAACCACTAATGAAGAAAATTAGACCGGCTATATATTTTGTCATTCGGAAAGTCTTGAATTGTGGAACGTCAAACTTACTACAATAGTGCCGAACTAGATAAAAGGGAAAGGAATCCAAAATAGAAAAACCAAACCCCCTTGTAAACTCCAATTTCTCAACGTGAACTGTCTGGCTAATTAAAAATCAAAACAAATAGAGGAGATTTGATTAATTATTTAGCCATCATCCAATTTTATAAAAAGGTTTTTGGCTTCATTTAATTTTTATTCAGAAGGGTATTTCACTTTCGAATTGCGTAGATTAATCCCACAAACCTTACACTTTAACTATGAAAAAGCACCTTTTATGGATTAGCTCCCTTGCACTAATCTCGTATCAATGCCAGAAGGCTGATTTAATTCAAGACATCACAACCCATAGCCCAGAAGCTCACATACTTAGCTCGGAAAATTCAGTTGAAGGTAAATACGTCATTAAGCTAAGAGATCAGTATAAATCCACTTTAAAAATCAATGCTATTGAGAATATTGGGGGCAAGGATTTAGTAAAAAAGGCGGTGTCTAAGATATTTTCGGAGTTGGAAATAGGCCAACCTGAAATATCGCATTATTACAGCAATGTATACCCTGGTTTTTCGGCTGCTCTAAGTGAGAACGTAGCAAACCAATTATTGCAACACCCTGCCGTTGAAATCATAAGCCAAGACGAAATCATAAGTCTA
It contains:
- a CDS encoding M43 family zinc metalloprotease, with amino-acid sequence MILKKINIGILALLAGISGLKAQHFNCGTVEMTEAYHATHPEWAEKASQLEQRIKKIQASSDEKTGAKSNHLVVPIVFHIIHDGGSENISDAQIKSEVANLNLRYNNEMWDTTEVAPAFKGIIADVGIEFRLPTKDPQGECTTGIIRYRDSRTSSAGDEVKQGRQWDARKYLNVYVVRNIGSGAGGYAYIPGTVGPDIDGIVVRSDLTGTIGTSRGGTRQSTMAHEVGHWLGLRHTWGPTNTPGMASNCEFDDEVEDTPLTTGGFGCNPNRVTCGSLDNVHNYMDYTGCLARMFTNGQKDRMLNFIAGNIGDRGNLTSAANAVVTGTDYPRDSFPDYLCKAEFSLQSATEEICPGSEVSFLDESLFGVDAWKWTFPGGIPSVSTEKNPTILYNESGVYDVTLTIYDDNGDSLVTTKQDYVTVADPGAMDFPAIENFYNPFLFEPAPEGYFTRENPGDDSFWEIVEGMGYRDDRCAGLYTHFVTTFNNVDIMTSGLIQIPDGVFPYMSFAYSHVYKNNEQKNDFLEVSISNDCGLTWDSLTTIAGDEFATASPRENSFEPTSVAQWREKQVELDGYAGESVRIRFKYTHRGGNNVFIDRLEVTEAMSISGLDEVKVDLFPNPTSANSSFQITTDREIEYLVLSNQIGQKIAVNAKQKDSKNWELSVGDISNGIYYFSVITKSGTKTLPVIIK
- a CDS encoding M43 family zinc metalloprotease codes for the protein MLNNLVTVHPRIIVNGYALGTFVPLLEDKPIIITMRKFTLSCLALLAGLGYSASAQEVELCSQYTMQEKLFQEHPEMRAEYEAYNERMIKESRKMMVNGKAETKATKYVIPVVFHVIYEPGQETPNISDAQIHDAVRITNLNFSKQTPTLNEVIDDFKPIIADAEIEFRLASVDPNGNCTDGINRYEQTLSNGGTDQEYKSGRQWPTNKYVNIYIVPKIASGAAGYSYYPANGNAVRDGVVLLHNYTGTIGTSQYGRAFTLAHELGHYLNLPHTWGNSNTPGAASNCDLDDGIEDTPRTVGSQTCNTSQSTCGSLDNVQNFMDYSYCSHMFTEGQKARMHAALQSSTAGRNNLWSANNLEATGVNYDPQVGRDYLCEARFDINGQSVVCPKTVVEFKDKSIFGVDSWEWSFPGGEPSTSTEQNPSITYNNAGTFDVTLTVTKGEETRTVTITDAVTVLNDQIIQLPFEEEFWDPSSIENGGAFSIYNADEGYTWQLTEETGYEDGTSLELRGRYITNESIDELVSGVVNLSGLNAPKVTFAYAHALRTNTDQDQLIFSVSEDCGETYKPLKTLKLFSLKTAPNQQTTEFTPSDKSEWKTTEVDLTQYADKVIRFKFTYVHDGGNNTYLDQIRVAEATTSVGELNAENSVNVYPNPNTGNFTISMSNGAEVENVTVMNAVGKNIYSVNPTSQDLRVDLGAKANAGIYFVKMTMKDGEVTIKKVTVVK
- the recO gene encoding DNA repair protein RecO, with amino-acid sequence MKKQKAIVLRSINHSESSLIVNLVGEHGDSLGLMAKGIKKSKRIQPVSISRPLSLVEIEYYPAKKGSLHLLKSYSDLYAQINMDRRPEVMCFRQFAAEMLLRFASQHPEGSEVFKIGAWAMEQLTLSTDLVEFPINFCNSVISVLGLQPDWHSFSEGDVLDFANGCFIGGVKYQPGQKEGSWGYWKILARESSERALKNGNERWMTLNLMLDYLSYHQPGFQNLKSLEIIRAVLL
- the porZ gene encoding type IX secretion system anionic LPS delivery protein PorZ yields the protein MTKYIAGLIFFISGLSIMGQSQLRVGSWKDHFSFYNINSVAIAENKIYGAAQVGIVTYNLSDNSISTIGKVEGLSDSKISTLSYDGASSTLIVGYENGNIDLIRKNEIINVPDIVNKSIIGSKRINKITVVEGSIAYFATDFGILKLDIIRGLSLDSFFFQTDELSLAVNEVQLFKDSLFAATNAGIFKAPLNNPLILADFNKWQKLPDLPIGDANVKSITPFNGVLVAGAELGQVGGFWKMADGKNWETIIDNIFDFVFELDAGDNELLLQWRYEMWHLDGNLNLKRKIFPPSEIPNFFNQAIIKNGTVWAGSTNSGIIKIPESGSTEALVANGPRSNVGFRLKSNQRDQLFVGSGGITPNYSNNFNNGGLYTYTKGVWNNYHYTTEAINDTIFDIIQVVGKDAENFYAASWGDGLLEFKNGVLNQLYFKDNSPLEVRLEFATQVNTGFLEMDIDGNLWVGNSYTNELLKVLKPDGNWLRLNLPGYGNRSTNAVTNFTLTSAGQIWITNAGRGIYAFDAGNLEDEADNRGRLLGTSENNGNLPSNLVYDVAEDWDGDIWVGTAKGPAVFYNPDFIFEEDNPRAQQIFIEQDGNVQIVLETEQINAVEIDGGNRKWFGTQASGVFLFSADVTEQIAHFTTSNSPLISNEIIDLEFLPNSGELFISTSEGIQSLKTDAAQPKFEVDGLTVYPNPVRPDYNGLLTIDGFAQDSKVKITSTDGRLIRNLLSNGARATWDLNNNDGVRVGTGVYLIMGSDIFGEQKELGRVLVVRN